One Arachis hypogaea cultivar Tifrunner chromosome 2, arahy.Tifrunner.gnm2.J5K5, whole genome shotgun sequence genomic window, CAGGTCTGAAGGACCAAGGCGTCCCTTTCATCATTCTTGAGAGAGCTAATTGCATTGTCTCTCTTTGGCAAAACCGTACCTATGATCGCCTCAAGTTACACCTTCCCAAGCAATTCTGCCAGTTACCGAATTTACCATTCCCTGATGACTTCCCTGAATATCCTACAAAATTTCAGTTCATTAAGTACCTTGAATCCTACGCTAACCACTTTAACATAACCCCACAATTCAATGAAACAGTTCAGTCTGCTAAGTATGATGAGACCTTCGGATTGTGGAGGGTTAAGACCATTAGGAAAAGCCACTCTGGTTCCAGTGAAGTTGAGTACATTTGCCGGTGGCTTATTGTTGCCACGGGTGAAAATGCAGAGAGAGTTGTACCTGAATTTGAAGGGTTGGATGAATTTGGTGGCCATGTCATGCATGCTTGTGATTACAAATCCGGGGAGAGTTATAAAGGACAGAAAGTGCTTGTTGTTGGGTGTGGAAATTCCGGCATGGAAGTTTCCCTTGATCTTTGTAACCACAATGCAACTCCATCCATGGTTGTTCGAAGCTCGGTGAGTCTGCTTACACTGTATTTTGgcttatctttttgttttcatATTCTATCAAAaaatgctttaaaaaaaaaaaaagcatcctGATGCACAAAGATTCTGATAATTACATCAATGGCTGTTTTCACGGATAGAATCCGTGAAGTTGAGATACACATAGACAAGTTATTCCAAGGCTTTTTTGTTTTCACTTCTTTTACAAAATCAGCACTAGAAGCataatatttattttgcttttgaTGATCAGGTTCATGTGTTGCCAAGAGAAGTTTTTGGAAAGTCAACTTTTGAACTTGCAATAATGTTGATGAAACGGCTACCACTATGGATGGTTGACAAGATACTGCTAATTCTGGCCCATTTGATCCTGGGAAACGTCGAAAAGTACGGTCTAAAGCGGCCTTCTGTAGGACCTTTAGAGCTCAAGAACACTGCCTGGAAGACTCCTGTATTGGACATTGGAGCACTCAAGAAAATTAGATCAGGTCAGATCAAAGTTGTACCTGGAATCAAGAGATTCTGGCAAGGGAAAGTGGAACTCGTGGATGGCAAGATTCTAGAAATTGACTCCGTCGTTCTTGCTACTGGTTATCGCAGCAATGTACCATCATGGCTTAAGGTTAGTTCTTTTCTTGCCCTTTCGTTGCTCTTTGTTTTTTTCCTAATTACTCTGAGCTCCACACATTCTTTTAGCTCTGTTTAGAGAGAAAGGACTAATTTCTATTTTGgttgaaaaaaacaaaagaagctTCTATCGTAGTACTTTAAGATTTCTAAATGCTTGAGACGCATTTGCTAGCTGATACATTGGTCCTCTCTTAGGAGAAGTAATCGTTTCTGGGAAATGATATTTACACCATATTTTCAATTTGTACACTCACTTTAGTATTATTAGATTAAGGAGAAAACTGAGGTGCAATCGACTTCatgtaaaattagataaaaattttgtcaaatcggtcaaattatttaacggctCTGAGTTATGAATTTCACATGAAATCAACTACACTTGAGTTTCTACCTTAGATTAATTATGAAGAGTATTca contains:
- the LOC112719221 gene encoding probable indole-3-pyruvate monooxygenase YUCCA3; translated protein: MHNICLNMPPMVQSFNPEDLFTRRCVWVNGPVIVGAGPSGLAVAAGLKDQGVPFIILERANCIVSLWQNRTYDRLKLHLPKQFCQLPNLPFPDDFPEYPTKFQFIKYLESYANHFNITPQFNETVQSAKYDETFGLWRVKTIRKSHSGSSEVEYICRWLIVATGENAERVVPEFEGLDEFGGHVMHACDYKSGESYKGQKVLVVGCGNSGMEVSLDLCNHNATPSMVVRSSVHVLPREVFGKSTFELAIMLMKRLPLWMVDKILLILAHLILGNVEKYGLKRPSVGPLELKNTAWKTPVLDIGALKKIRSGQIKVVPGIKRFWQGKVELVDGKILEIDSVVLATGYRSNVPSWLKENDMFSDDGVPKDPFPNGWKGKAGLYAVGFTRRGLSGASLDAISVSHDIAKSWKEETKQKKKTAAARHRRCMSHF